A window of the Ostrea edulis chromosome 1, xbOstEdul1.1, whole genome shotgun sequence genome harbors these coding sequences:
- the LOC125648485 gene encoding NF-kappa-B inhibitor-interacting Ras-like protein 1 isoform X5, whose translation MGKISKLIVCGHVGVGKTAAIEHLIYGNHTVGSQMYPTIEDIYSAMIETDRGVKEKVIIYDTGSLDENKSELPRHYFSFPDGFVLFYDVTNLESFQKLDRIKKDIDRFKDKREVHIAVIGNKIDLQEGREVDKEKASAWAQREKVKLFEATVSQRKTIIDPFVWITSRITQPQSKSAFLSGRKGKGTNANTD comes from the exons ATGGGAAAAATCAGCAAATTAATTGTGTGTGGTCATGTTGGTGTAGGAAAGACGGCAGCAATAGAACATCTCATTTATGGAAATCACACAGTTGGCTCA CAAATGTACCCAACCATAGAAGATATTTATTCTGCGATGATAGAAACGGACAGAGGAGTGAAAGAGAAAGTCATCATTTATGATACTGGTTCTTTA GATGAAAATAAATCTGAGCTTCCTCGACACTACTTTTCATTTCCTGAC GGTTTTGTGCTGTTTTATGATGTTACAAACCTGGAATCCTTCCAAAAACTAGACAGAATTAAGAAAGATATTGATCGTTTTAAAGACAAGAGAGAG gtTCATATAGCTGTAATAGGAAACAAAATTGATTTGCAAGAAGGAAGAGAAGTGGATAAAGAAAAGGCCTCAGCATGGGCTCAAAGGGAAAAGG TAAAACTATTTGAGGCGACTGTATCTCAAAGAAAGACAATCATAGACCCATTTGTATGGATTACATCTAGAATTACCCAGCCTCAGA
- the LOC125648485 gene encoding NF-kappa-B inhibitor-interacting Ras-like protein 1 isoform X4 — MGKISKLIVCGHVGVGKTAAIEHLIYGNHTVGSQMYPTIEDIYSAMIETDRGVKEKVIIYDTGSLDENKSELPRHYFSFPDGFVLFYDVTNLESFQKLDRIKKDIDRFKDKREVHIAVIGNKIDLQEGREVDKEKASAWAQREKVKLFEATVSQRKTIIDPFVWITSRITQPQINRSKQSRWQTFAGKSAFLSGRKGKGTNANTD, encoded by the exons ATGGGAAAAATCAGCAAATTAATTGTGTGTGGTCATGTTGGTGTAGGAAAGACGGCAGCAATAGAACATCTCATTTATGGAAATCACACAGTTGGCTCA CAAATGTACCCAACCATAGAAGATATTTATTCTGCGATGATAGAAACGGACAGAGGAGTGAAAGAGAAAGTCATCATTTATGATACTGGTTCTTTA GATGAAAATAAATCTGAGCTTCCTCGACACTACTTTTCATTTCCTGAC GGTTTTGTGCTGTTTTATGATGTTACAAACCTGGAATCCTTCCAAAAACTAGACAGAATTAAGAAAGATATTGATCGTTTTAAAGACAAGAGAGAG gtTCATATAGCTGTAATAGGAAACAAAATTGATTTGCAAGAAGGAAGAGAAGTGGATAAAGAAAAGGCCTCAGCATGGGCTCAAAGGGAAAAGG TAAAACTATTTGAGGCGACTGTATCTCAAAGAAAGACAATCATAGACCCATTTGTATGGATTACATCTAGAATTACCCAGCCTCAGA TTAACAGATCTAAACAAAGTCGTTGGCAAACATTTGCAG
- the LOC125648485 gene encoding NF-kappa-B inhibitor-interacting Ras-like protein 1 isoform X1 — MGKISKLIVCGHVGVGKTAAIEHLIYGNHTVGSQMYPTIEDIYSAMIETDRGVKEKVIIYDTGSLDENKSELPRHYFSFPDGFVLFYDVTNLESFQKLDRIKKDIDRFKDKREVHIAVIGNKIDLQEGREVDKEKASAWAQREKVKLFEATVSQRKTIIDPFVWITSRITQPQINRSKQSRWQTFAAKGKYVAAQQKRLTTLQMSLRDLPGKSAFLSGRKGKGTNANTD; from the exons ATGGGAAAAATCAGCAAATTAATTGTGTGTGGTCATGTTGGTGTAGGAAAGACGGCAGCAATAGAACATCTCATTTATGGAAATCACACAGTTGGCTCA CAAATGTACCCAACCATAGAAGATATTTATTCTGCGATGATAGAAACGGACAGAGGAGTGAAAGAGAAAGTCATCATTTATGATACTGGTTCTTTA GATGAAAATAAATCTGAGCTTCCTCGACACTACTTTTCATTTCCTGAC GGTTTTGTGCTGTTTTATGATGTTACAAACCTGGAATCCTTCCAAAAACTAGACAGAATTAAGAAAGATATTGATCGTTTTAAAGACAAGAGAGAG gtTCATATAGCTGTAATAGGAAACAAAATTGATTTGCAAGAAGGAAGAGAAGTGGATAAAGAAAAGGCCTCAGCATGGGCTCAAAGGGAAAAGG TAAAACTATTTGAGGCGACTGTATCTCAAAGAAAGACAATCATAGACCCATTTGTATGGATTACATCTAGAATTACCCAGCCTCAGA TTAACAGATCTAAACAAAGTCGTTGGCAAACATTTGCAG CCAAAGGAAAGTATGTTGCTGCCCAACAGAAACGTTTGACGACTTTACAAATGTCCCTACGAGATCTGCCAG
- the LOC125648485 gene encoding NF-kappa-B inhibitor-interacting Ras-like protein 1 isoform X3 gives MGKISKLIVCGHVGVGKTAAIEHLIYGNHTVGSQMYPTIEDIYSAMIETDRGVKEKVIIYDTGSLDENKSELPRHYFSFPDGFVLFYDVTNLESFQKLDRIKKDIDRFKDKREVHIAVIGNKIDLQEGREVDKEKASAWAQREKVKLFEATVSQRKTIIDPFVWITSRITQPQTKGKYVAAQQKRLTTLQMSLRDLPGKSAFLSGRKGKGTNANTD, from the exons ATGGGAAAAATCAGCAAATTAATTGTGTGTGGTCATGTTGGTGTAGGAAAGACGGCAGCAATAGAACATCTCATTTATGGAAATCACACAGTTGGCTCA CAAATGTACCCAACCATAGAAGATATTTATTCTGCGATGATAGAAACGGACAGAGGAGTGAAAGAGAAAGTCATCATTTATGATACTGGTTCTTTA GATGAAAATAAATCTGAGCTTCCTCGACACTACTTTTCATTTCCTGAC GGTTTTGTGCTGTTTTATGATGTTACAAACCTGGAATCCTTCCAAAAACTAGACAGAATTAAGAAAGATATTGATCGTTTTAAAGACAAGAGAGAG gtTCATATAGCTGTAATAGGAAACAAAATTGATTTGCAAGAAGGAAGAGAAGTGGATAAAGAAAAGGCCTCAGCATGGGCTCAAAGGGAAAAGG TAAAACTATTTGAGGCGACTGTATCTCAAAGAAAGACAATCATAGACCCATTTGTATGGATTACATCTAGAATTACCCAGCCTCAGA CCAAAGGAAAGTATGTTGCTGCCCAACAGAAACGTTTGACGACTTTACAAATGTCCCTACGAGATCTGCCAG